GAGCCCCTCCCCCTCACCAAGGAGGTGGTGGGCGGTGGCGCCGGCTGGATGGCCAGCAAGCCGGTGGGAACCCGTTTCCCCTTCTTCGAGTCGGCCACCGAGATGATCCGGGTGAGCGACAACAGCGCCACCAACCTGCTGATCAAGCGCCTGGGGGGCAAGGACAAGCTCAACGCCCGCTTCCAGGCCCTGGGCCTGCCGGCCACGGTGATCAACAACTGGCTTCCGGATCTCGATGGCACCAACACCACCAGTGCCCGCGATCTGGCCAAGGCGATCGCCCTGGTGGACACCGGCGAGAAGCTCAGCCCGCGGGCCCGGGATCTGTTCCGCGAGATCATGGGCACGTCGCGCACCAACACGCTGATCCCCCTCGGACTGCTGCAGGGCCTCGGCAAGGATGCCGCCGACCCCGACAACGAACTGCTGAGCTACGGCATCACCGTCTACAACAAGACCGGTGACATCGGCATCGCCTACGCCGACGCCGCCCTGATCCACCTCCCCAACGGTCAACGGGCCGTGGCCGCCTTCATGGTGAAAGGGCCGTTCAACGACCCCCGCTCCGCCGATCTGATCCGCTCGATGGCCGCCGAATCCGCCAAAACCCTCGTGGGCCGCCGATGACTCTCCCCCTCCGTCTCCTGCTCTCCGTGGCCACCGGTGTGGTCAGCGCCACGGTCCTGCTGCCGCCCCCCGCCGCGGCGCGCAGCGCCAGACCCGCCCCGGCCGCGGCCCCCACCCCGGCACCAGCACCAGCCACGGCGCCGGCGCCGGCGCCCGTGCTGCGGCCCCAGACCGTGGCCCCCCTGCCCGGCGGGCTCGACACCGTGCTGGTGGTCAACGACAACAACCCGGAGCTGATCACGGGGCCCGGGATCCTGCTCTCCACCTTCGCGGGCCGGGGCCGCGGCGTGCCGGAGGCCCATCTCGATGTCCCCCTCAGCGGCCGCTTCGATCTGTTCAGCCACCACGTGTATGCCGGCAAGCCGGACACGCTCGACTCCACCCTCTGGCTGGCGGTGGTGGCCCAGCCGCGGGGGCCGAAGCCGGTGACCCTGCGCCTGCTGGGGGGCTCCACCGCCCTCTCGCAATCCCTGGATCCGGCCATGGCGGGGGCACCGTTCCTGCCGCTGCCGCCGCTGCTGGCGGAAACCACCACCCCGGCCTACGCCGGCCCGGGCAGCCGGGTGGCCACCGAGCTGCTGGCCCGCACAACCAGCCCCGAGATTCCGCGCCAGTGGACCCTCCCCCCCGGCAGCCCCAGCAGCCTGCTGGTGCTCCCCCTGCCGGTGCGGGGGCTCGATCCCCTGCTGAACGGCCGCAACCTGCAGCTGCGGCTGCTGAGCAGCGGCCCGGTGAGCCTGGCCACCCTGGCCGCCTTCGGCCCCAACGACAGCCCACCGCCAGCGGACACCTGGGCCCGCCTGCTCGACGGTGGGCTCAGCCCGAAGGAGCACACGCCCACCCCGCGGGGGGCCAGCGGCCGGATCATCTACTCCCGCGTCAGCGGCGTGCAGATCGGCAGCACCTGGCGCGGCACCATCACCGATCCCGGCCAGCGCTGGCTGAGCGCCTCCGCCGCACCGATCTCCTGGCCGATCGCCTCGCTCGAACGGGGCAGCCTCGGCACCGACCAGATCCAGACCGCCGAGCTCAAGGCCTTCTACCCCGGCACCGCCTGGGCCGCCCACGGCAACTACGGCGTGGAGTACGACCTCACCATCCCGCTGCGCAACACCGGCAGCACGCCGGTGACCCTGCAGCTGGCGCTGGAATCGCCGATCAAGGGCGACCGGCCCGAGGGGGGGCTCCGCTTCAACGTCACCCCCTCGAGGGCGGTGATGTTCCGGGGGCCCATCGAAGTGAGCGGGCTGGATGGGCCGGGGGGACGGCCCAGCCGCCGCCGCCGCTTCCATCTGGTGCAGCGGGCGGGCGACCCAGGCCCCGCCCTGGGCACCGTGAGCCTGGCCCCGGGAGCCCAGCGCAGCCTGCGGGTGCGGCTCATCTACCCCGCCGACGCCACCCCGCCCCAGGTGCTCAGCCTGTTGCCTGTGAAACAATCCCCTCCGACCCCAGCCAGCCGCCAACCGTGACGCAAGCCCGCAAGCGCCGGGTCTTCCCCTTCACCGCCATCGTGGGGCAGGAGGAGATGAAGCTGGCCCTGCTGCTCAATGTGATCGATCCGCGCATCGGCGGCGTGATGATCATGGGCGACCGGGGCACGGGCAAGAGCACCACGATCCGTGCCCTGGCCGATCTGCTGCCCGAGATCCCCGTGGTGGCGGGCGACCCCTACAACAGCTCCCCCGACGACCCCGACCTGCAGAGCGCCGAGGTGCGCCAGCGGGCCGAACAGGGCGAGCAGCTGCCGGTGGAGCAGCGCCAGGTGCCGATGGTGGACCTGCCCCTGGGCGCCACCGAGGACCGCCTCTGCGGCACGATCGACATCGAGAAGGCCCTCAGCGAGGGCGTGCGGGCCTTCGAACCCGGCCTGCTGGCCAAGGCCAACCGCGGCCTGCTCTATGTGGACGAGGTGAACCTGCTCGACGACCACCTGGTGGACGTGCTGCTGGACTCGGCCGCCTCGGGCTGGAACACGGTGGAGCGGGAGGGGGTGAGCGTGCGGCACCCGGCCCGTTTCGTGCTCATCGGCTCCGGCAACCCCGAGGAGGGGGAGCTGCGGCCCCAGCTGCTGGATCGCTTCGGCATGAGCGTGGAGGTGCGCACCGTGCGCGACCCCGAGCTGCGCGTGCAGGTGGTGGACCAGCGCACCGCCTTCGACAACGATCCCGACGGCTTCAACGCCGCGGTGCAGACCACCCAGGATGCGCTGCAGGCCCGGGTGGTGGAGGCCCAGAACCGCCTGCCCCAGGTGGAGATCGACGACGACCTGCGCATCCGCATCTCCGCCGTGTGCGGCGAGCTCGATGTGGACGGCCTGCGCGGCGACATCGTGACCAACCGCGCCGCCCGGGCCCTGGCCGCCTTCGAGGGCCGCACCGAGGTGAGCGAGGACGACGTGGCCCGGGTGGCCGCCTGCTGCCTGCGCCACCGCCTGCGCAAGGATCCCCTCGAGCAGATCGACTCCGGCGAGCGGGTGGTGAAGGTGTTCTGCAAGGTGTTCGACCGGGCCGACACGAGCGACCGGAGCCAGTTCGAACTGGCCCTGGTGGCCTAGGGGCGGCCCCGGCCCGGTGCGCATCCTGGGCATCGATCCGGGGCTGGCCCGGGTGGGCTACGGCGTGATCGAGGTGCAGGAGGAGCCCGGGGCCTCCGCCCAGCCCCAGCAGCTGCTCGACTGCGGCATCCTGCGCACCGATCCCGGCCGCAGCGAGGGCCAGCGGATGGTGGAGATCGCGGCCGACCTGCGGGTGCTGCTGCGGCGCTGGCGGCCCCAGCTGGCGGTGGTGGAGAAGTTCTTCTTCTACCGCTCCAGCACCACCATCGCCGTGGTGCAGGCCCGGGGGGTGGTGATCATGACCCTGGCACGGTTCCGGGTGCCGGTGATGGAGCTGCCGCCGATGCAGATCAAACAGGCCCTCACCGGCAACGGCCATGCCGACAAGCCCGAAGTGCTGGAGGCCGTGATGCGGGAGCTGGCCCTGGAGGCCCCCCCCCGGCCGGACGATGCCGCCGACGCCCTCGCGGCCGCCCTCACGGGCTGGTTCCAGCGGTGATGCCCCATCCCGAGCCCCCGTCAGCCTCCGCGGCCCGGAAACGTCTGCTGCGGCAGCAGTTCCGGGAACGGCGCCGCACCCTGCTGCCGGCCTGCGCCGGGGCGCTCGCGGAGGTGCTGGCGGCTCAGTTGCCCACCCTGCTGGCGGCGGCATCGCCACAGGATGCCGCCCAGCCAGGTGCCCGGCCGGCTGCGAGGGGATGGCTGGGCCTGTACTGGCCACTGCCGGGCGAGGCCGATCTGCGGCCGGTGCTGCAGGCGATCGCAGCCTGCCGGGGCCGCCTGGCCCTGCCGGCGATCGCAGCCGGCCGGCTGCACTACCGGCCCTGGCAACCGGGCGCCGCGCTGCAGGCCGATGCCTGCGGCATTCCCGCTCCCCCTGGCAGCGCCGGCGATCTGGCCGCCTCCGACCTCCGCCTGATCCTGGTGCCGGCCCTGGCCGTCGACCGGCACGGCCTCCGCCTCGGCTACGGCGGAGGCTGGTACGACCGGCTGCGCAGCGACCCCGACTGGCGTCGGGTCGAGGCCCTGGCGGTGCTGCCCCAGGGCTGTGTGGTCGATCGGTTGCCGCAGGAGCCCTGGGACATCCCGATGGACGGCTGGATCAGCGAGGCAGGCCTCACCCGGCCGTGTCGCGAACCTTGACAAACCCGCAACAGGACCCGGCCTGGCCATGCACCTCTGCCAAGATCGCCGCAGTGCTCATTCCGCCCGTGACGATGACCGCTGGATCCCTGTCCATGGCGAGCTCTTCGGCAGCCGGGGCGCCCAGCGCCGCCGAGCGGGTTCTGGCCTCGGAGCTGGCGGGCCGCAGCGACAGCCACGACGCCCTGTCCATGATGGTCACGTCCATGCTGCGGATGGTGCAGGCCGGTAAAACGCGCGAGAGTCGCTGGAAAGACTCCTGACCCATCTCCTGCATCCACGGCGAACCATGGTCCACCCCTCGCTTCCTCCTGCCCGGGTCCTGGGTTCCCTCGTCGTGGCCGCTGTTGTCGGTTCTGCCGTGGCTGGGCCATCGCCGGTGTGGGCCCACGCCATCGAGAGCAGTCTCGAGCGGATCACGGCCGTCAATGACGAGCTGATGCTGGAGAGCCGCTTCAGCACCGGGGAACCCGCCGACGACGCCGTCGTGAGGCTGCTCCCCCCAGGCGGGGAGCCGATCGAGGTGGGCCGCACCGATGCCAGCGGCCGCATCCGCTTCAGCCTGCCGAGCCAGGCCGCCAAGGACTGGGAAGTGCAGGTGGACCGCGGGCCCGGCCATCGGGACTATCTGGAGCTGAGCGAGACCGGCCGCACCGGAGCAGCCCTCGGCCTGCGGCCGCCGCTCAACAGCCGGCGTGGCGTGAACGATCCCTGGTACCTCCTGGCGGGTCTGACTCTCATCGGTGGCGGCGCAGCAGGCATGCTGGCCCTGCGTCGCCGTTTCTGAATGGCTGAGCCCACATCGGGGGCCACGGGCAGCCCCGCCCTCGACTCCATCGTGGCGCGCCTGGCCGGCACCTCCGACCCCAGGCGCCGTTACGAATACGTGCTGTGGCTGGCGAAGAAGCTCGAACCCCTGCCGGAGCAGTTCCGCAGCGACACCTTCAAGGTGAAGGGGTGCGTGTCCCAGGTGTACGTGGTGGGCCAGCTGCTGGATGGCCACCTGCACTGGCGAGGCGATTCGGACGCCGCCATCACCAAGGGCCTGCTGGCCCTGCTGATCGAGGGCCTGGAGGGCCTCACCCCCGAGCAGGCCGCAGCGATCGATCCGGCCTTCATCGCCGCCACCGGCCTGCAGGGCAGCCTCACCCCGTCGCGGGCCAACGGCTTTCTCAACATCCTGGCGATGATGCAGGCCCAGGCCAGAGCGCTGGCGGCCTGATTTCTAGGATCCAGCCATTGCGGGGCACCACAGCATGACCATCGGCATCGGCCTGCTCGGACTGGGCACAGTGGGCGCCGGTGTGGCGAGCATTCTGGCCAGCCCTGAAGGCCGCCATCCCCTGGTGGCCGCCCTGCGGCTCCAACGGGTGGCGGTGCGGGATCTCAACCGCTCCCGGCCGACCTCCCCGCCAGCCGAGCTGCTCACCACCGACCCCGAGGCGGTGGTGGACGATCCCGGCGTGGACATCGTGGTGGAGGTGATGGGCGGCCTCGAGCCGGCCCGCACGCTGATCCTGCGGGCGATCGCCGCCGGCAAACCCGTGGTCACGGCCAACAAGGCCGTGATCGCCCGCCATGGCGAGGAGATCGCCGCTGCGGCCGCCGCGCAGGGGGTCTACGTGCTGATCGAGGCGGCCGTCGGCGGCGGCATCCCGATCATCGAACCGCTCAAGCAGTCGCTGGGCAGCAACCGCATCCAGCGGGTGAGCGGGATCATCAACGGCACCACCAACTACATCCTCAGCCGCATGGCCGCCGAGGGCGCCGCCTACGCGGACGTGCTGGCCGATGCCCAGCGGCTGGGCTATGCCGAGGCCGATCCCGCCGCCGACGTGCAGGGGGGAGACGCCGCCGACAAGATCGCCATCCTCACCCGCCTGGCCTACGGCGGCACCGTGCCCCGGGGTGCCATTCCCACCGAAGGCATCGACCAGCTCGAGGCCCGCGATGTGGCCTATGCCGCCCGCCTGGGCTTCGTGGTGAAGCTGCTCGCCGTGGCCCAGCTGATGGAGGCCGAGGGGGAGCACGCCAGCAGTGACCACCCCCTCCTGGACGTGCGGGTGCATCCCACCCTGGTGCCCAGCACCCACCCCCTGGCCGGGGTGAACGGTGTGAACAACGCCATCCTGGTGGAAGGCGATCCGGTGGGGCAGGTGATGTTCTACGGCCCCGGGGCCGGGGCCGGCCCCACCGCTTCGGCCGTGGTGGCGGACATCCTCAACATCGCCGGCATCCGGCAGGCCACCGGGGGATCGGGCGGCAGCCTGGATCCCCTGCTGGCGGCGGGCAGCTGGCGCACCTGCTCGCTGGTGGAGGGATCCCTCACCACCCACCGGAACTATGTGCGGCTCAGGACGCGGGACGAGGCGGGGGTGATCGGCAAGATCGGCACCTGCTTCGGCGAGGCCGGTGTGTCGATCCAGTCGATCGTGCAGTTCGCCGCCCAGGACCAGGACGGCGGCGATGCGGATGCCGAGATCGTGGTGATCACCCACGAGGTGCTGGAGGCGAACTTCCGCCGGGCCCTGGCCAGGATCGAAGCCCTGCCCGAAGTGGAGTCGGTGGCGGCCTGCCTGCGCACCCTCTGAGTGCACACGCTCTGAGTGCGCACCCTCAGAGGCTGAGGTGGCCCTGCGCAGCCCCGGGCCCGGGGCAGCCGGCTGATCAGGATCATCAGCGGCTCCGATCGTTCCCCCCTGGCGCGGAGCCACCTCCAGGGGCCAGAGTGGAGAGAGCTGAAGACATCGTGAAGAAACCGGCACCACACCGGCACGTGCTGATCAGGCAGCCCCACATGATCAGGCA
This portion of the Cyanobium sp. NIES-981 genome encodes:
- a CDS encoding homoserine dehydrogenase, coding for MTIGIGLLGLGTVGAGVASILASPEGRHPLVAALRLQRVAVRDLNRSRPTSPPAELLTTDPEAVVDDPGVDIVVEVMGGLEPARTLILRAIAAGKPVVTANKAVIARHGEEIAAAAAAQGVYVLIEAAVGGGIPIIEPLKQSLGSNRIQRVSGIINGTTNYILSRMAAEGAAYADVLADAQRLGYAEADPAADVQGGDAADKIAILTRLAYGGTVPRGAIPTEGIDQLEARDVAYAARLGFVVKLLAVAQLMEAEGEHASSDHPLLDVRVHPTLVPSTHPLAGVNGVNNAILVEGDPVGQVMFYGPGAGAGPTASAVVADILNIAGIRQATGGSGGSLDPLLAAGSWRTCSLVEGSLTTHRNYVRLRTRDEAGVIGKIGTCFGEAGVSIQSIVQFAAQDQDGGDADAEIVVITHEVLEANFRRALARIEALPEVESVAACLRTL
- a CDS encoding SufE family protein, which gives rise to MAEPTSGATGSPALDSIVARLAGTSDPRRRYEYVLWLAKKLEPLPEQFRSDTFKVKGCVSQVYVVGQLLDGHLHWRGDSDAAITKGLLALLIEGLEGLTPEQAAAIDPAFIAATGLQGSLTPSRANGFLNILAMMQAQARALAA
- a CDS encoding serine hydrolase, whose translation is MRLLLRLTVMGIGLGVLAGTGLKLLAPHLATGAVEAPKLDPANKASARTLDPGRFEPKRQLTALSQTWARLAAAQKGLQASGFLLVLDDGRYAELQADQALPAASSIKTPILLASLEDVDAGKIRWNEPLPLTKEVVGGGAGWMASKPVGTRFPFFESATEMIRVSDNSATNLLIKRLGGKDKLNARFQALGLPATVINNWLPDLDGTNTTSARDLAKAIALVDTGEKLSPRARDLFREIMGTSRTNTLIPLGLLQGLGKDAADPDNELLSYGITVYNKTGDIGIAYADAALIHLPNGQRAVAAFMVKGPFNDPRSADLIRSMAAESAKTLVGRR
- the bchI gene encoding magnesium chelatase ATPase subunit I — encoded protein: MTQARKRRVFPFTAIVGQEEMKLALLLNVIDPRIGGVMIMGDRGTGKSTTIRALADLLPEIPVVAGDPYNSSPDDPDLQSAEVRQRAEQGEQLPVEQRQVPMVDLPLGATEDRLCGTIDIEKALSEGVRAFEPGLLAKANRGLLYVDEVNLLDDHLVDVLLDSAASGWNTVEREGVSVRHPARFVLIGSGNPEEGELRPQLLDRFGMSVEVRTVRDPELRVQVVDQRTAFDNDPDGFNAAVQTTQDALQARVVEAQNRLPQVEIDDDLRIRISAVCGELDVDGLRGDIVTNRAARALAAFEGRTEVSEDDVARVAACCLRHRLRKDPLEQIDSGERVVKVFCKVFDRADTSDRSQFELALVA
- a CDS encoding DUF3370 domain-containing protein, whose translation is MTLPLRLLLSVATGVVSATVLLPPPAAARSARPAPAAAPTPAPAPATAPAPAPVLRPQTVAPLPGGLDTVLVVNDNNPELITGPGILLSTFAGRGRGVPEAHLDVPLSGRFDLFSHHVYAGKPDTLDSTLWLAVVAQPRGPKPVTLRLLGGSTALSQSLDPAMAGAPFLPLPPLLAETTTPAYAGPGSRVATELLARTTSPEIPRQWTLPPGSPSSLLVLPLPVRGLDPLLNGRNLQLRLLSSGPVSLATLAAFGPNDSPPPADTWARLLDGGLSPKEHTPTPRGASGRIIYSRVSGVQIGSTWRGTITDPGQRWLSASAAPISWPIASLERGSLGTDQIQTAELKAFYPGTAWAAHGNYGVEYDLTIPLRNTGSTPVTLQLALESPIKGDRPEGGLRFNVTPSRAVMFRGPIEVSGLDGPGGRPSRRRRFHLVQRAGDPGPALGTVSLAPGAQRSLRVRLIYPADATPPQVLSLLPVKQSPPTPASRQP
- a CDS encoding 5-formyltetrahydrofolate cyclo-ligase gives rise to the protein MPHPEPPSASAARKRLLRQQFRERRRTLLPACAGALAEVLAAQLPTLLAAASPQDAAQPGARPAARGWLGLYWPLPGEADLRPVLQAIAACRGRLALPAIAAGRLHYRPWQPGAALQADACGIPAPPGSAGDLAASDLRLILVPALAVDRHGLRLGYGGGWYDRLRSDPDWRRVEALAVLPQGCVVDRLPQEPWDIPMDGWISEAGLTRPCREP
- the ruvC gene encoding crossover junction endodeoxyribonuclease RuvC — its product is MRILGIDPGLARVGYGVIEVQEEPGASAQPQQLLDCGILRTDPGRSEGQRMVEIAADLRVLLRRWRPQLAVVEKFFFYRSSTTIAVVQARGVVIMTLARFRVPVMELPPMQIKQALTGNGHADKPEVLEAVMRELALEAPPRPDDAADALAAALTGWFQR